Proteins encoded together in one Plutella xylostella chromosome 17, ilPluXylo3.1, whole genome shotgun sequence window:
- the LOC105398479 gene encoding uncharacterized protein LOC105398479: MEVYGDYMRPRRGRPRSSSHRCGSSQGRGPPCSRAHWSWLDKLCNLLIIACLLSSAYWTLEYHGRSCNAKCDFRVLTRQINDISKNLSYMRDNYLDLEQKMDILTHDLPRIEGQVEILESLAQTLGRPSNWEIRRPAEPKKKRIVCKGYQPARGELLSRGREEQMGDYYKQGRDSQSGGYLRQDRNQQMRVNSKEAREGRHGREPQTGVNLRQEREIKIGKYPRSGRKSPKSASFMDLNDTADEEELYYEEEEMQGSEVVVNTLIHEPFHKNLRSYSDGIIF, encoded by the exons ATGGAGGTATACGGAGACTACATGAGACCTCGCCGAGGGCGTCCCAGGTCCTCCAGCCACCGTTGTGGGTCGTCCCAGGGCCGCGGGCCACCCTGCTCGCGGGCACACTGGTCCTGGCTCGACAAACTGTGCAATCTGCTCATCATCGCGTGCCTCCTGTCTTCTGCATACTGGACACTGGAGTACCACGGCCGGTCTTGTAATGCCAAGTGCGACTTTCGGGTTTTGACGCGCCAGATTAATGatatttca AAAAACCTCTCCTACATGAGAGATAACTACCTGGATTTGGAGCAAAAAATGGACATTCTTACGCACGATCTGCCGAGAATAGAGGGCCAAGTGGAGATTCTGGAGTCGTTGGCGCAGACCCTGGGCCGGCCTAGCAACTGGGAGATTCGGAGACCCGCAGAACCCAAGAAAAAGCGGATCGTCTGTAAAGGATATCAACCAGCTAGGGGAGAACTACTTAGTCGGGGCCGCGAGGAACAAATGGGTGATTATTATAAACAGGGACGGGATTCACAAAGTGGGGGATATCTGAGACAAGATCGCAATCAACAAATGAGGGTAAATAGCAAGGAGGCCAGGGAAGGAAGGCATGGTCGCGAACCACAAACGGGGGTAAATCTAAGGCAGGAACGTGAAATAAAAATTGGGAAATATCCAAGATCGGGACGCAAATCACCAAAGAGCGCAAGCTTCATGGATCTGAACGATACGGCTGATGAAGAGGAGCTATATTATGAAGAAGAAGAGATGCAAGGTTCCGAAGTGGTTGTCAACACACTGATTCACGAACCATTCCACAAAAACTTGAGGTCGTATTCAGAtggaataatattttaa
- the LOC105398476 gene encoding uncharacterized protein LOC105398476: MTTSFRKVESPKRDRSPVPALHTPHSTLLKPPAACLPPPTPRKPRARPWTLKRCTETVCTFFRGAYHSFGINIIVFLTLLVIVMVGYPLQSIQNKMQPPKEMTEMKKIVEVMKKKVKNAETACLNVEDELCCMHLGIQDHSTDTADIHNLSFCSGYSDAVTSEDTRPDQTDQTNHTDHTDHTAYIREVLYPGHLANSCKEVAIMSYLYTDSFNAIRVGDDDKNK; this comes from the exons ATGACAACGAGTTTCCGGAAAGTGGAATCACCGAAACGGGATCGT TCCCCGGTGCCAGCCCTCCACACCCCGCACTCCACACTCCTCAAGCCGCCCGCAGCCTGCCTCCCGCCCCCCACCCCACGCaagccccgcgcccgcccctgGACCCTCAAGCGATGCACAGAAACAGTCTGCACATTCTTCCGAGGGGCCTACCACAGCTTCGGTATCAACATCATCGTGTTCCTCACGCTGCTGGTGATAGTCATGGTGGGGTACCCGCTGCAGAGTATCCAGAATAAAATGCAGCCGCCGAAGGAAATGACTGAGATGAAGAAGATCGTTGAGGTTATGAAG aAAAAGGTGAAAAATGCTGAAACTGCCTGCTTGAATGTGGAAGATGAATTGTGTTGCATGCACCTGGGAATACAAGACCATAGCACAGACACG GCGGATATCCACAACCTTTCCTTCTGCTCCGGCTACTCTGACGCCGTCACCAGTGAAGACACTCGACCTGACCAGACTGACCAAACTAATCACACTGATCACACTGACCACACTGCCTACATCCGGGAGGTTCTGTACCCGGGCCACCTGGCCAACTCGTGCAAGGAGGTCGCCATCATGTCCTACCTCTACACGGATTCCTTCAACGCCATACGCGTTGGAGATGATGACAagaataaataa
- the LOC105398478 gene encoding uncharacterized protein LOC105398478, whose translation MPPRSRVANNSRNTQRVARTSLKALLLKYYRLPLKLCVYLGLLVVAANVARSFWESIFIQKEIADVKSNLLNLKETVSKVGIAYDQLYKELEELAALTEPNKTNSMTVIQTATDRIVSSIVETTPGADVQKVVKNESQFKVVKEPNMPFIQEPVIVNRCHECSCKKSQSRYSQPSWLF comes from the exons ATGCCGCCCCGATCCCGAGTGGCGAATAATTCTCGCAACACGCAGCGCGTAGCGAGGACCTCGTTAAAAGCATTACTCCTCAAATATTATCGACTACCTCTGAAATTGTGTGTGTACCTTGGGTTGCTGGTGGTGGCCGCTAACGTTGCTAGAAGCTTCTGGGAGAGCATATTCATTCAGAAGGAAATAGCTGATGTGAAGTCTAATCTGCTTAATTTAAAA gaaacagtgagCAAAGTCGGCATCGCGTACGATCAACTCTACAAAGAACTGGAAGAACTAGCAGCACTCACTGAGCCCAACAAGACTAATTCTATGACTGTCATACAAACTGCTACCGATAGAATAGTTAGTTCTATCGTGGAAACTACACCTGGAGCTGACGTGCAAAAGGTCGTTAAAAATGAAAGCCAGTTTAAAGTTGTAAAGGAACCGAATATGCCGTTTATTCAGGAGCCAGTTATAGTAAATCGCTGCCATGAATGTAGCTGCAAGAAATCTCAATCACGGTATAGCCAGCCTTCCtggttattttaa